A window from Manis javanica isolate MJ-LG chromosome 10, MJ_LKY, whole genome shotgun sequence encodes these proteins:
- the SETD1A gene encoding histone-lysine N-methyltransferase SETD1A isoform X1 has product MDQEGGGDGQKPPSFQWRNYKLIVDPALDPALRRPSQKVYRYDGIHFSVNDSKYIPVEDLQDPRCHVRSKNRDFSLPVPKFKLDEFYIGQIPLKEVTFARLNDNVRETFLKEMCRKYGEVEEVEILLHPRTRKHLGLARVLFTSTRGAKETVKNLHLTSVMGNIIHAQLDIKGQQRMKYYELIVNGSYTPQTVPTGGKALSEKFQGSGAATEMSLQTESRRRSSSDTAAYPAGTAVVGTPGNGTPCSQETSFSSSRQDTPSSFGQFTPQSSQGTPYTSRGSTPYSQDSAYSSSTSSTSFKPRRSENSYQDSFSRRHFSAPSAPTTTSAAISASTAATASSSSSSSSLSSSSSSSSSSSSSHFRGTDSNYPAYYESWNRYQRHASYPPRRATREEPPGVPFAENTAERFPPSYTSYLPPEPSRPTDQDYRPPASEAPPTEPPEPGGGGDVAAASPERDESRTSPRPASPARSGSPAPEATNESVPFAQHSSLDSRIEMLLKEQRSKFSFLASDTEEEEENSTLGPGTRDTGSEVPSGSGHGPCTPPPAPANFEDVAPTSGEPGATRESPKANGQNQASPCSSGEDMEISDDDRGGSPPPAPTPPQQPPPPPPPPPPYLASLPLGYPPHQPAYLLPPRPDGPPPPEYPPPPPPPPHIYDFVNSLELMDRLGAQWGGMPMSFQMQTQMLTRLHQLRQGKGLTATSAGPPGGAFGEAFLPFPPPQEAAYGLPYALYTQGQEGRGVYSREAYHLPLPMAAEPLPSSSVFGEEARLPPKEEAELAEGKALPTAGTVGRVLATLVQEMKSIMQRDLNRKMVENVAFGAFDQWWESKEEKAKPFQNAAKQQAKEEDKEKTKLKEPGLLSLVDWAKSGGTTGIEAFAFGSGLRGALRLPSFKVKRKEPSEISEASEEKRPRPSTPAEEDEDDPEQEKEVGEPGRPGTKPPKREEERSKTQGKHRKSFALDSEGEEASQESSSEKDEEDNAEDEEDEEHEEAMDAVKKETEASDGEDEESDSSSKCSLYADSDGENDSTSDSESSSSSSSSSTSSSSSSSSSSSESSSEEEEEEQPATILSASPPPRDIPAPLPAPAEEPEPERVAGSPVTPLPVQEESAARPVGSTEEPPASVPQTLPEPPAGPPVSTTCANEHPSSPIPLLPPPKKRRKTVSFSAVEEAPASEPPPTAPPEVRSLGPVSRKVPRGVERTIRNLPLDHASLVKSWPEDVSRGGRSRGGGRGRTTEEEEAEPGTEVDLAVLADLALTPARRGLAALPVGHDSEATETSDEADRPGPLLSHILLEHNYALAIKPPPTAPAPRPPEPVPAPAALFSSPADEVLEAPEVVVAEAEEPRPPRPRQEAGAESSDSGTSGDSAGARRRSLRSHARRRRPAPPPPPAFEPRSEFEQMTILYDIWNSGLDLEDMSYLRLTYERLLQQTSGADWLNDTHWVHHTITNLSTPKRKRRPQDGPREHQTGSARSEGYYPISKKEKDRYLDVCPVSARQLEGVDMQGTNRVLSERRSEQRRLLSAIGTSAIMDSDLLKLNQLKFRKKKLRFGRSRIHEWGLFAMEPIAADEMVIEYVGQNIRQMVADMREKRYVQEGIGSSYLFRVDHDTIIDATKCGNLARFINHCCTPNCYAKVITIESQKKIVIYSKQPIGVDEEITYDYKFPLEDNKIPCLCGTESCRGSLN; this is encoded by the exons ATGGATCAGGAAGGTGGGGGAGATGGGCAGAAGCCCCCGAGCTTCCAGTGGCGGAACTACAAGCTCATCGTGGATCCTGCCTTGGACCCTGCCTTGCGCAGACCTTCTCAAAAGGTGTACCGCTATGATGGAATTCACTTCAGTGTCAAC GACTCAAAGTATATACCAGTTGAAGACCTCCAAGATCCCCGTTGCCATGTCAGGTCcaaaaatagagatttttccCTCCCAGTCCCTAAGTTTAAG CTGGATGAGTTCTATATCGGACAGATCCCACTGAAGGAAGTGACTTTCGCAAGGCTGAATGACAACGTGCGAGAGACCTTCCTGAAGGAGATGTGCCGAAAGTATGGTGAGGTGGAAGAGGTAGAGATCCTTCTTCATCCCCGTACTCGCAAGCACCTGGGCCTGGCCCGTGTGCTCTTCACTAGCACTCGGGGAGCCAAGGAAACAGTCAAAAACCTCCACCTTACCTCCGTCATGGGCAACATCATCCATGCCCAGCTTGACATCAAAG gacaACAACGAATGAAGTACTATGAATTGATAGTCAATGGCTCCTACACCCCTCAGACAGTGCCCACAGGGGGCAAAGCCTTGAGTGAGAAGTTCCAGGGCTCTGGTGCAGCCACTGAGATG TCTCTCCAGACTGAATCCCGCCGCCGCTCCTCCTCCGACACAGCTGCCTACCCAGCAGGCACTGCTGTGGTGGGCACTCCTGGCAACGGCACCCCCTGCTCCCAGGAAACAAGCTTCTCTAGCAGCCGACAAGACACCCCATCTTCCTTTGGCCAGTTCACTCCTCAGTCCTCTCAAGGAACCCCCTATACGTCTCGGGGCAGCACCCCTTACTCTCAGGACTCTGCCTACTCCAGCAG CACCTCTTCAACCTCCTTCAAGCCCCGGCGGTCAGAAAACAGCTACCAAGATTCCTTTTCCCGCCGCCACTTCTCTGCACCCTCAGCCCCTACAACCACCTCTGCAGCCATCTCCGCCAGCACTGCAGCCACCGCctcatcctcttcctcttcctcctcattgTCTTCGTCTTCCTCGTCGTCCTCTTCTTCTTCATCCTCTCATTTTCGTGGTACTGACTCAAACTACCCTGCATATTATGAAAGTTGGAATCGCTACCAACGCCATGCTTCCTACCCACCCCGTCGGGCAACTCGGGAGGAACCccctggggttccttttgctGAAAATACAGCTGAGCGTTTTCCACCTTCCTACACCTCCTACTTGCCCCCTGAGCCCAGCCGGCCCACTGACCAGGACTATCGGCCTCCTGCCTCAGAGGCTCCACCCACTGAGCCTCCAGAACCTGGTGGAGGTGGGGATGTGGCAGCGGCCAGTCCTGAGAGAGACGAATCTCGGACCTCCCCACGCCCAGCCTCACCTGCCCGTTCCGGCTCCCCAGCCCCAGAGGCCACCAATGAGAGTGTGCCCTTCGCTCAACACAGCAGCCTGGATTCCCGCATCGAGATGTTGCTGAAGGAACAGCGCTCTAAGTTTTCTTTCCTGGCCTCCGacacagaggaagaggaagaaaacagtaCCCTAGGCCCTGGGACTAGGGACACAGGGAGTGAGGTGCCTTCTGGGTCAGGTCATGGGCCTTGCAcaccccctccagccccagctAATTTTGAGGATGTGGCACCTACAAGTGGGGAACCGGGGGCTACCAGGGAGTCTCCCAAGGCCAACGGACAGAACCAG GCTTCTCCATGCTCTTCTGGAGAGGACATGGAGATCTCCGACGATGACAGGGGTGGCTCACCCCCTCCGGCCCCAACACCCCCCCAAcagcctccacctccacctcccccaccccctccctaccTAGCTTCCCTTCCCCTTGGTTATCCTCCCCACCAGCCTGCCTACCTCCTCCCACCCCGACCTGATGGGCCACCACCCCCTGAGTaccccccacctcctccacccCCGCCTCACATCTATGACTTTGTGAACTCCCTGGAGCTCATGGATCGACTAGGGGCTCAGTGGGGAGGGATGCCCATGTCCTTCCAGATGCAGACCCAGATGTTAACTCGGCTCCACCAGCTGCGGCAGGGCAAGGGATTGACTGCCACCTCGGCTGGTCCTCCTGGTGGGGCCTTTGGGGAGGCCTTCCTTCCATTCCCACCCCCACAAGAGGCAGCCTATGGCTTACCCTATGCTCTGTACACGCAAGGGCAAGAAGGCCGAGGGGTATACTCCCGAGAGGCCTACCACCTGCCTTTGCCCATGGCAGCTGAGCCCCTGCCCTCCTCTTCAGTCTTCGGAGAAGAGGCCCGGCTGCCTCCCAAGGAGGAAGCAGAGCTGGCAGAGGGCAAGGCACTACCAACAGCAGGCACTGTGGGCCGTGTGCTGGCCACCCTAGTCCAAGAGATGAAGAGCATCATGCAACGAGACCTCAACCGCAAGATGGTGGAGAATGTGGCCTTTGGAGCCTTTGACCAGTGGTGGGAGAGCAAGGAAGAGAAGGCCAAG CCATTCCAGAATGCAGCCAAACAGCAAGCCAAGGAGGAGGATAAAGAGAAGACAAAGCTCAAAGAGCCAGGCCTGCTCTCCCTCGTTGACTGGGCCAAGAGTGGGGGTACCACAGGCATCGAGGCCTTTGCCTTTGGGTCAGGGCTGCGAGGGGCCCTGCGGCTGCCTTCTTTCAAG GTAAAGCGAAAAGAGCCTTCGGAGATCTCAGAGGCTAGTGAGGAAAAGAGGCCCCGACCTTCCACTCCAGCCGAGGAAGATGAAGATG ACCCTGAGCAAGAGAAGGAGGTTGGAGAGCCAGGACGTCCAGGGACCAAGCCCCCAAAGCGAGAAGAAGAGCGAAGCAAGACCCAGGGCAAACATCGCAAATCCTTTGCTCTGGACAGTGAGGGGGAGGAAGCATCTCAGGAGTCCTCCTCAGAGAAG GATGAGGAGGACAATGCGGAAGATGAGGAAGATGAAGAGCATGAGGAAGCCATGGACGCCGTAAAGAAGGAGACAGAAGCTTCAGATG GCGAGGATGAGGAAAGCGATTCGTCCTCCAAATGTTCTCTGTATGCTGACTCAGATGGTGAAAATGATAGCACATCGGACTCCGAGAGCAGCAGTTCATCCAGCTCCTCATCTACATCTtcttcctcctcgtcctcctcctcctcatctgaGTCCTCttctgaagaagaggaagaggagcaaCCAGCAACCATTCTGTCAGCATCACCACCCCCCAGAGACATTCCTGCCCCGCTGCCGGCACCTGCGGAGGAGCCTGAGCCAGAGAGGGTTGCAGGCTCCCCAGTCACACCTCTCCCTGTACAGGAGGAGTCTGCAGCAAGACCTGTAG GTTCCACTGAGGAACCTCCTGCCAGTGTGCCCCAGACTCTCCCAGAGCCACCGGCAGGGCCCCCAGTTTCCACCACCTGCGCCAACGAGCATCCCTCCTCTCCTatccccctcctgcccccacccaagAAACGCCGGAAAACTGTCTCCTTCTCTGCTGTGGAGGAGGCGCCAGCCTCAGAGCCTCCCCCAACTGCCCCGCCAGAGGTCAGGTCCCTTGGTCCTGTTTCCCGCAAAGTCCCCCGGGGTGTGGAGCGGACCATTCGCAACCTGCCCCTGGACCACGCGTCTCTGGTCAAGAGCTGGCCTGAGGATGTGTCTCGAGGAGGTCGGAGCCGGGGTGGAGGCCGAGGCCGCACCACTGAGGAAGAAGAGGCTGAGCCAGGGACAGAAGTGGACCTGGCAGTGCTGGCTGACTTGGCACTGACCCCTGCCCGGCGAGGGCTGGCCGCCCTGCCCGTAGGCCACGACTCAGAGGCCACAGAGACATCGGACGAGGCCGACCGTCCAGGTCCCCTGCTCAGCCACATCCTCCTGGAGCACAACTACGCCCTGGCCATCAAGCCGCCACCCACAGCGCCAGCCCCGAGGCCGCCAGAGCCAGTTCCCGCTCCTGCGGCGCTGTTCAGCTCCCCAGCGGATGAAGTCCTGGAGGCCCCCGAGGTGGTGGTGGCTGAGGCAGAGGAGCCCAGGCCTCCGCGGCCGcggcaggaggcaggggcagaGTCGTCAGACAGTGGCACCAGTGGCGATAGTGCGGGCGCCCGAAGGCGCAGCCTCCGCTCCCACGCCCGGCGCCGCCGGCCAGCCCCACCCCCGCCACCCGCCTTTGAGCCGCGCAGCGAGTTTGAGCAGATGACCATTCTGTACGACATTTGGAACTCGGGCCTGGACTTAGAGGATATGAGCTACCTGCGGCTCACGTACGAGCGGCTTCTGCAGCAGACGAGCGGGGCTGACTGGCTCAATGACACCCACTGGGTCCATCACACCA TCACCAACCTGAGCACTCCAAAACGCAAGCGGCGGCCCCAAGACGGCCCCCGGGAGCACCAGACAGGCTCAGCCCGCAGCGAAGGCTATTACCCCATCAGCAAGAAGGAAAAGGACAGGTACCTGGATGTGTGCCCTGTCTCTGCTCGACAGTTAGAAGGAGTAGACATGCAG GGAACTAACCGTGTGCTTTCGGAGCGCCGGTCTGAGCAGCGGCGGCTACTGAGTGCTATCGGCACCTCAGCCATCATGGACAGTGATCTGCTAAAGCTAAACCAGCTCAAG TTCCGGAAGAAGAAGCTCCGATTTGGCCGAAGCCGAATCCACGAGTGGGGTCTGTTTGCCATGGAACCCATTGCAGCTGACGAGATGGTCATCGAATATGTGGGTCAGAACATCCGCCAG ATGGTGGCAGACATGCGGGAGAAGCGCTATGTGCAGGAGGGCATTGGCAGCAGCTACCTGTTCCGGGTGGATCATGACACCATCATTGACGCTACCAAGTGCGGCAACCTGGCAAGGTTCATCAACCACTGCTGCACG cccaACTGCTACGCCAAGGTGATCACCATCGAGTCCCAGAAGAAGATTGTGATTTACTCCAAGCAGCCCATTGGTGTGGATGAGGAGATCACCTATGACTACAAGTTTCCGCTGGAGGACAACAAGATCCCGTGTCTGTGCGGCACTGAGAGCTGCCGCGGGTCCCTCAACTGA
- the SETD1A gene encoding histone-lysine N-methyltransferase SETD1A isoform X3 codes for MDQEGGGDGQKPPSFQWRNYKLIVDPALDPALRRPSQKVYRYDGIHFSVNLDEFYIGQIPLKEVTFARLNDNVRETFLKEMCRKYGEVEEVEILLHPRTRKHLGLARVLFTSTRGAKETVKNLHLTSVMGNIIHAQLDIKGQQRMKYYELIVNGSYTPQTVPTGGKALSEKFQGSGAATEMSLQTESRRRSSSDTAAYPAGTAVVGTPGNGTPCSQETSFSSSRQDTPSSFGQFTPQSSQGTPYTSRGSTPYSQDSAYSSSTSSTSFKPRRSENSYQDSFSRRHFSAPSAPTTTSAAISASTAATASSSSSSSSLSSSSSSSSSSSSSHFRGTDSNYPAYYESWNRYQRHASYPPRRATREEPPGVPFAENTAERFPPSYTSYLPPEPSRPTDQDYRPPASEAPPTEPPEPGGGGDVAAASPERDESRTSPRPASPARSGSPAPEATNESVPFAQHSSLDSRIEMLLKEQRSKFSFLASDTEEEEENSTLGPGTRDTGSEVPSGSGHGPCTPPPAPANFEDVAPTSGEPGATRESPKANGQNQASPCSSGEDMEISDDDRGGSPPPAPTPPQQPPPPPPPPPPYLASLPLGYPPHQPAYLLPPRPDGPPPPEYPPPPPPPPHIYDFVNSLELMDRLGAQWGGMPMSFQMQTQMLTRLHQLRQGKGLTATSAGPPGGAFGEAFLPFPPPQEAAYGLPYALYTQGQEGRGVYSREAYHLPLPMAAEPLPSSSVFGEEARLPPKEEAELAEGKALPTAGTVGRVLATLVQEMKSIMQRDLNRKMVENVAFGAFDQWWESKEEKAKPFQNAAKQQAKEEDKEKTKLKEPGLLSLVDWAKSGGTTGIEAFAFGSGLRGALRLPSFKVKRKEPSEISEASEEKRPRPSTPAEEDEDDPEQEKEVGEPGRPGTKPPKREEERSKTQGKHRKSFALDSEGEEASQESSSEKDEEDNAEDEEDEEHEEAMDAVKKETEASDGEDEESDSSSKCSLYADSDGENDSTSDSESSSSSSSSSTSSSSSSSSSSSESSSEEEEEEQPATILSASPPPRDIPAPLPAPAEEPEPERVAGSPVTPLPVQEESAARPVGSTEEPPASVPQTLPEPPAGPPVSTTCANEHPSSPIPLLPPPKKRRKTVSFSAVEEAPASEPPPTAPPEVRSLGPVSRKVPRGVERTIRNLPLDHASLVKSWPEDVSRGGRSRGGGRGRTTEEEEAEPGTEVDLAVLADLALTPARRGLAALPVGHDSEATETSDEADRPGPLLSHILLEHNYALAIKPPPTAPAPRPPEPVPAPAALFSSPADEVLEAPEVVVAEAEEPRPPRPRQEAGAESSDSGTSGDSAGARRRSLRSHARRRRPAPPPPPAFEPRSEFEQMTILYDIWNSGLDLEDMSYLRLTYERLLQQTSGADWLNDTHWVHHTITNLSTPKRKRRPQDGPREHQTGSARSEGYYPISKKEKDRYLDVCPVSARQLEGVDMQGTNRVLSERRSEQRRLLSAIGTSAIMDSDLLKLNQLKFRKKKLRFGRSRIHEWGLFAMEPIAADEMVIEYVGQNIRQMVADMREKRYVQEGIGSSYLFRVDHDTIIDATKCGNLARFINHCCTPNCYAKVITIESQKKIVIYSKQPIGVDEEITYDYKFPLEDNKIPCLCGTESCRGSLN; via the exons ATGGATCAGGAAGGTGGGGGAGATGGGCAGAAGCCCCCGAGCTTCCAGTGGCGGAACTACAAGCTCATCGTGGATCCTGCCTTGGACCCTGCCTTGCGCAGACCTTCTCAAAAGGTGTACCGCTATGATGGAATTCACTTCAGTGTCAAC CTGGATGAGTTCTATATCGGACAGATCCCACTGAAGGAAGTGACTTTCGCAAGGCTGAATGACAACGTGCGAGAGACCTTCCTGAAGGAGATGTGCCGAAAGTATGGTGAGGTGGAAGAGGTAGAGATCCTTCTTCATCCCCGTACTCGCAAGCACCTGGGCCTGGCCCGTGTGCTCTTCACTAGCACTCGGGGAGCCAAGGAAACAGTCAAAAACCTCCACCTTACCTCCGTCATGGGCAACATCATCCATGCCCAGCTTGACATCAAAG gacaACAACGAATGAAGTACTATGAATTGATAGTCAATGGCTCCTACACCCCTCAGACAGTGCCCACAGGGGGCAAAGCCTTGAGTGAGAAGTTCCAGGGCTCTGGTGCAGCCACTGAGATG TCTCTCCAGACTGAATCCCGCCGCCGCTCCTCCTCCGACACAGCTGCCTACCCAGCAGGCACTGCTGTGGTGGGCACTCCTGGCAACGGCACCCCCTGCTCCCAGGAAACAAGCTTCTCTAGCAGCCGACAAGACACCCCATCTTCCTTTGGCCAGTTCACTCCTCAGTCCTCTCAAGGAACCCCCTATACGTCTCGGGGCAGCACCCCTTACTCTCAGGACTCTGCCTACTCCAGCAG CACCTCTTCAACCTCCTTCAAGCCCCGGCGGTCAGAAAACAGCTACCAAGATTCCTTTTCCCGCCGCCACTTCTCTGCACCCTCAGCCCCTACAACCACCTCTGCAGCCATCTCCGCCAGCACTGCAGCCACCGCctcatcctcttcctcttcctcctcattgTCTTCGTCTTCCTCGTCGTCCTCTTCTTCTTCATCCTCTCATTTTCGTGGTACTGACTCAAACTACCCTGCATATTATGAAAGTTGGAATCGCTACCAACGCCATGCTTCCTACCCACCCCGTCGGGCAACTCGGGAGGAACCccctggggttccttttgctGAAAATACAGCTGAGCGTTTTCCACCTTCCTACACCTCCTACTTGCCCCCTGAGCCCAGCCGGCCCACTGACCAGGACTATCGGCCTCCTGCCTCAGAGGCTCCACCCACTGAGCCTCCAGAACCTGGTGGAGGTGGGGATGTGGCAGCGGCCAGTCCTGAGAGAGACGAATCTCGGACCTCCCCACGCCCAGCCTCACCTGCCCGTTCCGGCTCCCCAGCCCCAGAGGCCACCAATGAGAGTGTGCCCTTCGCTCAACACAGCAGCCTGGATTCCCGCATCGAGATGTTGCTGAAGGAACAGCGCTCTAAGTTTTCTTTCCTGGCCTCCGacacagaggaagaggaagaaaacagtaCCCTAGGCCCTGGGACTAGGGACACAGGGAGTGAGGTGCCTTCTGGGTCAGGTCATGGGCCTTGCAcaccccctccagccccagctAATTTTGAGGATGTGGCACCTACAAGTGGGGAACCGGGGGCTACCAGGGAGTCTCCCAAGGCCAACGGACAGAACCAG GCTTCTCCATGCTCTTCTGGAGAGGACATGGAGATCTCCGACGATGACAGGGGTGGCTCACCCCCTCCGGCCCCAACACCCCCCCAAcagcctccacctccacctcccccaccccctccctaccTAGCTTCCCTTCCCCTTGGTTATCCTCCCCACCAGCCTGCCTACCTCCTCCCACCCCGACCTGATGGGCCACCACCCCCTGAGTaccccccacctcctccacccCCGCCTCACATCTATGACTTTGTGAACTCCCTGGAGCTCATGGATCGACTAGGGGCTCAGTGGGGAGGGATGCCCATGTCCTTCCAGATGCAGACCCAGATGTTAACTCGGCTCCACCAGCTGCGGCAGGGCAAGGGATTGACTGCCACCTCGGCTGGTCCTCCTGGTGGGGCCTTTGGGGAGGCCTTCCTTCCATTCCCACCCCCACAAGAGGCAGCCTATGGCTTACCCTATGCTCTGTACACGCAAGGGCAAGAAGGCCGAGGGGTATACTCCCGAGAGGCCTACCACCTGCCTTTGCCCATGGCAGCTGAGCCCCTGCCCTCCTCTTCAGTCTTCGGAGAAGAGGCCCGGCTGCCTCCCAAGGAGGAAGCAGAGCTGGCAGAGGGCAAGGCACTACCAACAGCAGGCACTGTGGGCCGTGTGCTGGCCACCCTAGTCCAAGAGATGAAGAGCATCATGCAACGAGACCTCAACCGCAAGATGGTGGAGAATGTGGCCTTTGGAGCCTTTGACCAGTGGTGGGAGAGCAAGGAAGAGAAGGCCAAG CCATTCCAGAATGCAGCCAAACAGCAAGCCAAGGAGGAGGATAAAGAGAAGACAAAGCTCAAAGAGCCAGGCCTGCTCTCCCTCGTTGACTGGGCCAAGAGTGGGGGTACCACAGGCATCGAGGCCTTTGCCTTTGGGTCAGGGCTGCGAGGGGCCCTGCGGCTGCCTTCTTTCAAG GTAAAGCGAAAAGAGCCTTCGGAGATCTCAGAGGCTAGTGAGGAAAAGAGGCCCCGACCTTCCACTCCAGCCGAGGAAGATGAAGATG ACCCTGAGCAAGAGAAGGAGGTTGGAGAGCCAGGACGTCCAGGGACCAAGCCCCCAAAGCGAGAAGAAGAGCGAAGCAAGACCCAGGGCAAACATCGCAAATCCTTTGCTCTGGACAGTGAGGGGGAGGAAGCATCTCAGGAGTCCTCCTCAGAGAAG GATGAGGAGGACAATGCGGAAGATGAGGAAGATGAAGAGCATGAGGAAGCCATGGACGCCGTAAAGAAGGAGACAGAAGCTTCAGATG GCGAGGATGAGGAAAGCGATTCGTCCTCCAAATGTTCTCTGTATGCTGACTCAGATGGTGAAAATGATAGCACATCGGACTCCGAGAGCAGCAGTTCATCCAGCTCCTCATCTACATCTtcttcctcctcgtcctcctcctcctcatctgaGTCCTCttctgaagaagaggaagaggagcaaCCAGCAACCATTCTGTCAGCATCACCACCCCCCAGAGACATTCCTGCCCCGCTGCCGGCACCTGCGGAGGAGCCTGAGCCAGAGAGGGTTGCAGGCTCCCCAGTCACACCTCTCCCTGTACAGGAGGAGTCTGCAGCAAGACCTGTAG GTTCCACTGAGGAACCTCCTGCCAGTGTGCCCCAGACTCTCCCAGAGCCACCGGCAGGGCCCCCAGTTTCCACCACCTGCGCCAACGAGCATCCCTCCTCTCCTatccccctcctgcccccacccaagAAACGCCGGAAAACTGTCTCCTTCTCTGCTGTGGAGGAGGCGCCAGCCTCAGAGCCTCCCCCAACTGCCCCGCCAGAGGTCAGGTCCCTTGGTCCTGTTTCCCGCAAAGTCCCCCGGGGTGTGGAGCGGACCATTCGCAACCTGCCCCTGGACCACGCGTCTCTGGTCAAGAGCTGGCCTGAGGATGTGTCTCGAGGAGGTCGGAGCCGGGGTGGAGGCCGAGGCCGCACCACTGAGGAAGAAGAGGCTGAGCCAGGGACAGAAGTGGACCTGGCAGTGCTGGCTGACTTGGCACTGACCCCTGCCCGGCGAGGGCTGGCCGCCCTGCCCGTAGGCCACGACTCAGAGGCCACAGAGACATCGGACGAGGCCGACCGTCCAGGTCCCCTGCTCAGCCACATCCTCCTGGAGCACAACTACGCCCTGGCCATCAAGCCGCCACCCACAGCGCCAGCCCCGAGGCCGCCAGAGCCAGTTCCCGCTCCTGCGGCGCTGTTCAGCTCCCCAGCGGATGAAGTCCTGGAGGCCCCCGAGGTGGTGGTGGCTGAGGCAGAGGAGCCCAGGCCTCCGCGGCCGcggcaggaggcaggggcagaGTCGTCAGACAGTGGCACCAGTGGCGATAGTGCGGGCGCCCGAAGGCGCAGCCTCCGCTCCCACGCCCGGCGCCGCCGGCCAGCCCCACCCCCGCCACCCGCCTTTGAGCCGCGCAGCGAGTTTGAGCAGATGACCATTCTGTACGACATTTGGAACTCGGGCCTGGACTTAGAGGATATGAGCTACCTGCGGCTCACGTACGAGCGGCTTCTGCAGCAGACGAGCGGGGCTGACTGGCTCAATGACACCCACTGGGTCCATCACACCA TCACCAACCTGAGCACTCCAAAACGCAAGCGGCGGCCCCAAGACGGCCCCCGGGAGCACCAGACAGGCTCAGCCCGCAGCGAAGGCTATTACCCCATCAGCAAGAAGGAAAAGGACAGGTACCTGGATGTGTGCCCTGTCTCTGCTCGACAGTTAGAAGGAGTAGACATGCAG GGAACTAACCGTGTGCTTTCGGAGCGCCGGTCTGAGCAGCGGCGGCTACTGAGTGCTATCGGCACCTCAGCCATCATGGACAGTGATCTGCTAAAGCTAAACCAGCTCAAG TTCCGGAAGAAGAAGCTCCGATTTGGCCGAAGCCGAATCCACGAGTGGGGTCTGTTTGCCATGGAACCCATTGCAGCTGACGAGATGGTCATCGAATATGTGGGTCAGAACATCCGCCAG ATGGTGGCAGACATGCGGGAGAAGCGCTATGTGCAGGAGGGCATTGGCAGCAGCTACCTGTTCCGGGTGGATCATGACACCATCATTGACGCTACCAAGTGCGGCAACCTGGCAAGGTTCATCAACCACTGCTGCACG cccaACTGCTACGCCAAGGTGATCACCATCGAGTCCCAGAAGAAGATTGTGATTTACTCCAAGCAGCCCATTGGTGTGGATGAGGAGATCACCTATGACTACAAGTTTCCGCTGGAGGACAACAAGATCCCGTGTCTGTGCGGCACTGAGAGCTGCCGCGGGTCCCTCAACTGA